Sequence from the Amblyraja radiata isolate CabotCenter1 chromosome 24, sAmbRad1.1.pri, whole genome shotgun sequence genome:
TCTGTTTACCTCAGAAGCCATTAACTCTGGGATCTGCTGGAAATTTTCAGGAACCATTGAGATCCAGATTTGCCAAGTCCCAAAAACCTGAGGATCTACAAATTCTAGGATCCACAATCTCCAGGATCTACAAACTACAAAATTCACTAACACTAGATTCATGAAATCTAGAATGAATTAATCCTGGGATCTACTAACTACCAATCCACATACGACAAGTAACCTCAaacttctgaagtctgaagggtctcgacccgaaacgtcgcctattccttcgccccatagatgctgcctcacccgctgagtttctccagcatttttgtctaccttcaaacttcATTAGTCATTAAATCCAGCATTCATAGCTACAGGATTCAAAAAGCTCCTTGAGCCACCAAATCCAGAAACTAAATCTCTAGGACCAACAAGCTCGAGGAACAATGAATGAGTCAGTGATCTAGAATACACCAATATCCATAAACTATACAAGATCTACTAAATGTTGGTTGTAGAATAACCAGAATTCAGCAATTCCAGCAGCCATTAATTCTATAATCTATTTCAGTGTCCTGTGGGTTACATAATTCCACAAAATACTAACATCAGAATCTATCATCTCCAGCTGCAGGAACAAGAAGCTTCAAGACATTCTAAAATTAGGATCCAGGAGCCAGAAACAACTGGAATAAAAAGCTACAAGTTCCATTAGCTGAAGAACTTACCAAGGATCTGCTAATCACAGAATCTTTATCTCTAAATCCCATGAACGACAACATCTCACAATTCCAGGATCCATTCACTGGGATATAACCGTTTCATCCATTGGCTGCAGAATGGATTAATTTCAGGATCCACTTGCACAAACATCCAAGATCTACTATTTCTTGAAAAGTCAGGATCATTTAGTCTACAATCCACAAACTCCCCAATCCAATAGCAGTAATATAAAATACAGATTGACTGTAAAATCCACAAATTTACTATCCACTAACTCCATTCTATGAAACTAAGTATTCCACCATCCTGAGATTCAAAATATCCTGGTATGCGTGCTCTCCGGTTTTAAGACAAACAATACACAAGCCCCTTTGCTTTCTAATTCAACACTTGTCAGCAGCTTCCCTCCAGCAAGATGACGGTGGCTCACGGGGACAACGTTGATGAGTTAGCTGCTCGCCCTGTCCAGAATCAGGACCTCTACGGTCTCGAGCAAAATCACGAATGCTGTGAGCGGGTGGTTATCAATATCTCGGGTCTTCGATTTGAGACTCAGCTGAGGACCTTAGCACAGTTCCCTGACACTCTGCTGGGGGACCCCAAGAAGAGAATGGGCTACTTTGATCCCCTGAGGAATGAATATTTCTTTGACAGGAACCGGCTGAGTTTTGATGCCATCCTATATTACTACCAGTCAGGAGGGAGGCTGCGCAGGCCCATTAACGTGCCCCTGGACATTTTTGCCGAGGAGATACATTTCTATGAACTTGGAGAGGAGGCCATGGAGATGTTTAGAGAAGATGAAGGTTTTATCAAGGAAGAAGAGCGACCGTTACCAGAGAACGACTTCCAGCGGCAGATGTGGCTACTCTTTGAGTACCCCGAGAGTTCAGGTCCAGCACGCGTTATTGCCATCATGTCCGTTATGGtcatcctcatctccattgtCAGCTTCTGTCTGGAAACACTCCCCGTCTTTAGAGATGACAAAGAAAATCCTGCTGGAAGGAGGCCAAAGTACACCAATGAAACGACTCCCTATCACACGCCAACCTTCGCTGATCCCTTCTTCATCGTTGAGACCCTCTGCATCATTTGGTTCTCCTTTGAGTTCCTGGTCAGGTTATTTGCTTCTCCCAGCAAGCCCACCTTCTTTAGAAATATCATGAACATCATTGACATTGTGGCCATAACTCCTTACTTCATCACCCTGGGCACTGAATTGGCtgagcaacagcagcaacagcagcaacagcagcagcagcagcagcaggcaggTAATGAGCAGCAGCAAGGACAGCAGGCCATGTCCTTGGCCATCCTAAGGGTCATCCGACTGGTCAGAGTCTTCAGAATATTCAAGCTATCCAG
This genomic interval carries:
- the LOC116986887 gene encoding potassium voltage-gated channel subfamily A member 2-like, encoding MTVAHGDNVDELAARPVQNQDLYGLEQNHECCERVVINISGLRFETQLRTLAQFPDTLLGDPKKRMGYFDPLRNEYFFDRNRLSFDAILYYYQSGGRLRRPINVPLDIFAEEIHFYELGEEAMEMFREDEGFIKEEERPLPENDFQRQMWLLFEYPESSGPARVIAIMSVMVILISIVSFCLETLPVFRDDKENPAGRRPKYTNETTPYHTPTFADPFFIVETLCIIWFSFEFLVRLFASPSKPTFFRNIMNIIDIVAITPYFITLGTELAEQQQQQQQQQQQQQQAGNEQQQGQQAMSLAILRVIRLVRVFRIFKLSRHSKGLQILGQTLKASMRELGLLIFFLFIGVILFSSAVYFAEADEAASFFDSIPNAFWWAVVSMTTVGYGDMYPITIGGKMVGSLCAIAGVLTIALPVPVIVSNFNYFYHRETENEEQAQYLHTRSCASIPSVTDLKKSNSTSSICKSEYTQEGMGGPRHPPDHNLLNDNCTLSNPNYVNITKMRSDV